The Apis cerana isolate GH-2021 linkage group LG2, AcerK_1.0, whole genome shotgun sequence genomic sequence GTTCTCTGATTGGTGGGAAGACCTGGATCGTCCACATCGATTACTTGATCAAAATTTTGGTTTGGGAATATATCCCGAACAATTATTGAATTCAAACATTCTCGATCAATATATCTTACCCAATCGTAATCAAAGATTAAGAAAtccattgatatattatagacCTTGGGGTGAACTTCTGCGAAAAAATGAAGGAGGAGGCACATCAACCGTGAAAGCGGATAAAGATAAGTTCCAAGTAATTTTGGATGTTCAGCAATTTAAACCAGATGAAATTAATGTCAAAATCGTCGACAAGTGTGTTGTCGTCGAGGGTAAACATGAAGAAAAACAAGATGAGCATGGTTGGATTTCGAGACAATTCACCAGGAGATATATGATTCCTGAGCAATGCGATATTGATCAAGTAACATCTAGTTTATCATCGGATGGTGTATTGAACATCACTGCACCTAGGAAGGAGCAACCAAAGATCCAGAGCGAAAGGAATATAACTATCGAGCAGACGGGTAAACCGGCATTGAAGGAGAACacggaggagaagaaagaagagaagaaagaagagaagaaagaagaaaattagaatctgaaaatatgttgaattattgataatattgtgTTCCTGCTTCTTACTGc encodes the following:
- the LOC107996027 gene encoding protein lethal(2)essential for life; protein product: MSLIPLLFSDWWEDLDRPHRLLDQNFGLGIYPEQLLNSNILDQYILPNRNQRLRNPLIYYRPWGELLRKNEGGGTSTVKADKDKFQVILDVQQFKPDEINVKIVDKCVVVEGKHEEKQDEHGWISRQFTRRYMIPEQCDIDQVTSSLSSDGVLNITAPRKEQPKIQSERNITIEQTGKPALKENTEEKKEEKKEEKKEEN